The DNA region TGACGAACCCGCCATTCTGTCGTTGATCCGTAACGCGCTTATTGCAGATCAGCATCTGGTAACATTAGTCTCCGATCCCAAACAGGTACGTCAGACTGACCTTGGGGTGTATGATCTTATTTTGCTGGATGTGATGATGCCGGGGGTGGACGGCTTTACCCTTTGCCGGGAGATCCGTGCCGCTGTGGATTGTCCAATCCTTTTTTTAACGGCCAAAACGCAGGAAGCGGATCTGATGTACGGATTAGGGCTGGGAGCAGATGATTATATTATGAAACCCTTCGGGATAGGTGCGCTGAGAGCACGGATTAACGCACACCTTAGGCGGGAAATCAGGGAGCGGCGGAATGTTCTGTACCTGGACAATGTACGCTTCAACCTCTCCGGTAAAGAGCTGTTTGTCCTAGAAGACAAGGTACCTCTAACCAAAAGCGAATACGAAATTTGCGAGTTTCTGGCCCGTAGTCGCGGACAGGTATTCTCCAAAGAACATATTTATGAAGGAGTCTTTGGATATGATGGAGCAAGCGACAGCAGTGCTATTACGGAACATGTCAAAAACATCCGTGCCAAGCTAAGCAAATGCGGAATCGACGCCATTGAGACCATCTGGGGGATCGGATATAAGTGGAAACTGTAAAACGAATCAAAACCGTGCGCCTTCGCACCTTTTTCCTGCAATATCTTCTGTTCCTAAGTTTGGGGACGATCCTGCTGCTGGGGGTATTGCTTGGGTTGTTTGCACTGTCCCTTGCTTCAAACGCCGTGCTGCCTGCCAATTATGTTGAGAAGGAAATTGCTGCGTTCACGGATCGTCTTCTCTCAAGCCCTGCTGTAACACCTGATATGGTTCCGGAATTGCTCGATTATGCAGTCTTCACCAGTAAAGGAGAGCTCCTCAACGGCAATATGAGTCATGACAAGGCATTACATCTCTGGGAAATGACGCAGCAAAGCGATAATCAGGGTTATAATTTCTATAAAACGGCCCAACGTGGTCAAGAGGTCTGGATATTTCGTTATAGCCTAACGCCGCAATATGCATCATCCTTGCTGCGCAACTATCTGCCGAATCCTCAGCTATTGGGAGTCCTGTTCTTTATCTTCGGTATTCTGCTCCAGGCCGCATTACTCGCTGCCCTGTTCGGCAAAAGGCTCTCGCAGAAAATGGCTGGATTGGTAGAAGCGACAGAGAACATCCAACGAGAGAATCTTGAGTTCACAGTCAAGCCCAGTGGGATCACCGAAATCGACGATGTATTGGCCTCACTGGATCGGATGAAGAAAGCTCTGCATGCTTCGCTCAACCAACAGTGGGAGATGGAGCGTTCCCGCAGAGAACAAATTTCCGCTCTGGCCCATGATATCAAGACACCACTTACCGTTGTCCGCGGAAATGCCGAGCTCTTGCAGGAGACGGCTCAGAACGAGTTCCAGCGAGAGTACAACGGATATATCCTCCGCAGTGCCGAGGACATAGAGTCCTTCGTGCAGGAGGTCATTGATTTATCCAGCATGCAATCCAGATTATCTCGCCAGAAAGCACCTGTCCCTGTAGCAGCGATTATTGAAGAATTAGAGTTACAGTTAAAGGCTCTCTCCGCCAGCAAAAATCTGTATACGTCTGTCCAGAAGGAGAGTCTACCGCCATTCCTCTTCATAGATCAGGAGCTGCTTCAGCGGGGAATCATCAACATCATCGCGAATGCAGTCGAGTATACACCTCCACAAGGGAGTATTGCCTTGCTGGTTCGGGGCGACGACTCAGCCGTCCATTTTACAGTCACAGATACAGGAAATGGCTTCTCCCCAGCCGATCTGAAAGATGCAGCTAAACAGTTCTACAGAGGAGATCAGAGCCGAAAGTCCAGCAATCATCATCACGGGATGGGGCTGTATATTGCCCAATCCGCAGCCCAGGAGCATAAGGGAAGTTTAAGCCTAGACAATGTATCTCCCTCCGGCGGAGCGAAAGTGACGGTGAGTATCCCTGTTGTCGCTGCGGAAACGACGGAGAAGGTTGTCAGCAGGTAGTAGATGATAAGGATGTATGATGCAGCGGTGACGGTTACCATTGTTTAATTCTAGAAGCTCGCTGCTTTACTAGTGCTATTGGCCAATTCATCGCGAGTTATGTAACGACAAAATTTTGAATAAAGCCCCCCCGCATAAGGGGTGGTCTTTAGGACCACTAAATTACTTTGATTGCTTCGATATAAAGCTCGATGCTCACTTCATTTCCGACGACAATTCCACCCGTTTCCAAAGGTGAGTTGAAGGTCAAACCAAATTCATTGCGTTCAATACGGGCTGTTGAATGAAATCCTACACGTTCCCGGCCACGAGGGTCTTGATTAAACCCTTCAAAAACAGTATGAAAAGTAACAGGTTTTGTTACTCCATGGAGCGTCAGATTACCTGCAAGTTCATATTGCCGTTCGCCAGCAAGGACGCAGCTGGTGCTTTGAAACGTGATGACTGGATATTTGGCAGCATGAAAGAAGTCTTCACTTCTCAGGTGTTCATCTCGTTGCCGCTGGCGAGTTGTAATACTATTTGCTTCTATGGAAGCCTGGATGCCCATGGTTGTTACATCGTTGGGGTCAAAACTTAGGATCGCTTCGAAATGCTCGAATGCTCCTTTGATTTTATTGATCATTAAATGCGCCACTGAAAACTCAACAGAGCTGTGGTCCGGATCCACTTCCCATTTGATACTGCTCATCACCAATTCCCACCTTCGATAATCATATTATGAGAAAGGTCACCCTATCTCCAAAACGCTGCGTTATTCGCATACCGTTAATATATAAAAACGCTACTGACAACGTAATGTCAGTAGCGTTTTTGCGTTCCAGCATTTTTTAGTTTATTCGTAAATCTGATGTCGGAATGACTCAGGCCCCTCTACCTTTACATTCCCTTCCCAGCCCAGTGTCCATTGCATCACATCGTCCAGCTGACGAACGCGTAAGATCTCTTCAGATCGAGCTCGTCTCCTGCTGGATCCGAATACGCTGCCCTATTCCCAGCTGAAAAGACAATTTTCCATCTTCCATCCGGTATACCTTGTCGCAATATTCAAGCATACGTTCATCATGAGTAACCATAATCGCTGCTTTCTGACGTGAATTCACCTCTTGGGCGATGCGTGAATCCAGCTAATCCATTCTGATATGTAAATAACATGATTGGTGA from Paenibacillus sp. JNUCC-31 includes:
- a CDS encoding response regulator transcription factor, with protein sequence MAKILVVDDEPAILSLIRNALIADQHLVTLVSDPKQVRQTDLGVYDLILLDVMMPGVDGFTLCREIRAAVDCPILFLTAKTQEADLMYGLGLGADDYIMKPFGIGALRARINAHLRREIRERRNVLYLDNVRFNLSGKELFVLEDKVPLTKSEYEICEFLARSRGQVFSKEHIYEGVFGYDGASDSSAITEHVKNIRAKLSKCGIDAIETIWGIGYKWKL
- a CDS encoding HAMP domain-containing sensor histidine kinase, which produces METVKRIKTVRLRTFFLQYLLFLSLGTILLLGVLLGLFALSLASNAVLPANYVEKEIAAFTDRLLSSPAVTPDMVPELLDYAVFTSKGELLNGNMSHDKALHLWEMTQQSDNQGYNFYKTAQRGQEVWIFRYSLTPQYASSLLRNYLPNPQLLGVLFFIFGILLQAALLAALFGKRLSQKMAGLVEATENIQRENLEFTVKPSGITEIDDVLASLDRMKKALHASLNQQWEMERSRREQISALAHDIKTPLTVVRGNAELLQETAQNEFQREYNGYILRSAEDIESFVQEVIDLSSMQSRLSRQKAPVPVAAIIEELELQLKALSASKNLYTSVQKESLPPFLFIDQELLQRGIINIIANAVEYTPPQGSIALLVRGDDSAVHFTVTDTGNGFSPADLKDAAKQFYRGDQSRKSSNHHHGMGLYIAQSAAQEHKGSLSLDNVSPSGGAKVTVSIPVVAAETTEKVVSR
- a CDS encoding YceI family protein translates to MSSIKWEVDPDHSSVEFSVAHLMINKIKGAFEHFEAILSFDPNDVTTMGIQASIEANSITTRQRQRDEHLRSEDFFHAAKYPVITFQSTSCVLAGERQYELAGNLTLHGVTKPVTFHTVFEGFNQDPRGRERVGFHSTARIERNEFGLTFNSPLETGGIVVGNEVSIELYIEAIKVI